GTGGGGCCCACGCTGATCATGGGCGCCATGCTAGGCGGAGTGCTCGGCGTGATCGCCACCCTCATCTCCCCCGACAACTCCTCCGGCGTGGGCTTCTACGCCCTGCTCGGCCTGGGCGCCATGATGGGGGCGACACTCCAGGCACCGCTGGCGGCGCTGACGGCCATGATGGAGCTCACCGGCCACCCGGGTATCATCTTTCCCGGCATGCTGGCCATCGTCATGGCCGGGCTCACCAGCTCGGAGCTGTTCCGCACCCCCTCCATCTTCCGTGCCCTGCTACATGCCCGCGGCATGGACTACCGCAACGACCCGATCATGGCGGCCCTGCGCCGCATCGGCGTGGCCAGCGTGATGGAACGCGGCTTCGTGCGTGCCGACAAGCGCATCCCGCGCGCGAGCATCAAGGAATTGCTGGCCAGTGAACCGCGCTGGGTGCTGGTGGACGACGAGGAACATCGTCCGGTGGCCCTGCTGCCCGCCGTGGACCTGCTGCGCGCCGGCGAGGAAAGCGACTATGAGGAACTGGACCTGCTGAAGATCCCTGCCGAGCGGCGGCAGGGGGCGGCCATCTATCGCGAGGCCGACATGGAACAGGCCCGCCGACAGCTGGCCGACAGCGGCATGGAAGCCCTGTACGTGGAACGCCAGATCGCACCCGGCATCACACGCATCTACGGCATCCTCACCCGCGAGCAGGTCGAGGCCGCCTACCGGCTGTGAATCTTGAGGCGGCAGCGCGGTCACATTTGCATGCCCCGGCAATCGGGATAGACTGCACCGACCCAACCGAGACAGACCTACGACATGAAGACCAAGGACATACTCATCGGCCTGTTCGCACTGCTGCTCGTCGGCGGTGGCATCGGCTTCTGGCTCACCGCCGAACCCGGGCTTGCCCCCGCGCCGCCGGTGGAACTCAAGACGCTGGAAGGCGAGACCGTCGCGCTGGGCGACCTCAAGGGACAACCCGTGCTGCTCACCTTCTGGGCCACCACCTGTCCCGGCTGCGTGAAGGAGATGCCTCATCTGGTCGAGCTCTACGAGCGTTACCATGCGCAGGGCCTGGAGGTGATCGGCGTGGCCATGGCCTATGACCCGCCCAACCAGGTGCTGGCCATGCGCAACCAGCGCGAGCTGCCCTACACCATCGCCCTGGACCTCGATTCCTCGGCGGCCCGGGCCTTTGGCGATGTGCGCCTGACCCCCACCACCTTCCTCATCGACACGCGCGGGCGCATCATCTACAAAAAGCTCGGGGAGTTCGACATGGATCTCGTCGAGAACAACATCCGCAGGATGCTGGAGGAGAAACCGGCATGAGCTTCCTCGTCATCAAGGCCGTGCACGTCATCTTCATGGTGACCTGGTTCGCCGGGCTGTTCTACCTGCCGCGGCTGTTCGTCTACCACGCGATGTGCACCGACATCCCGGGGCGCGATCGCTTCAAGGTGATGGAGCGCAAGCTCTTCTGGGGCATCATGACCCCGGGGGCCATCATCACCATCGTGCTCGGCC
This region of Chromatiales bacterium genomic DNA includes:
- a CDS encoding TlpA family protein disulfide reductase → MKTKDILIGLFALLLVGGGIGFWLTAEPGLAPAPPVELKTLEGETVALGDLKGQPVLLTFWATTCPGCVKEMPHLVELYERYHAQGLEVIGVAMAYDPPNQVLAMRNQRELPYTIALDLDSSAARAFGDVRLTPTTFLIDTRGRIIYKKLGEFDMDLVENNIRRMLEEKPA